The window GCAAGGCAAAAACTCAGAAGACTTTATCCGTTAATTTACGATTAACATAACACTACTTTCTTTTCCCCAAAAAACCATGATGCCCTGATAGCAATAATGCTCCACCAACGAAATTATAGCTTTCATACTTTCTGAGCTACAATCGAAATGGTTTGTAGTTCTTAGAGAATCAGATTTTTTGAGCGTCCTATTGTTCTTTTTTGGTAGCTTTGCGCCTTATTTGAATAATTTATGGTAATTCGTTTTGCTGTTCTTGGGTTCGGATATATCGGTCGAAGGCATACTTCTATCATCCAAACATTACCAGGGACTGAGCTGGTAGCTATTATCGAGCCTTCTTCTGACCGCATTTTCCCTGTTGGTATTCCAGTATTTCAAGACTTTGATCAATTTATATCAGCAGGAATTTCGGTTGATGTTCTATGTATTTGCACACCTAACGGGCTTCATTATGAGCAATGTATAAAAGGGTTAGCTATGGGAGCGCATATTTTATGCGAAAAACCTTTAGCATTAAAATATAAAGACTGTGTAGATATTATTGAACGAGCAAAAGAGTTAGACCGTAAAGTATTCTGTGTGATGCAGAACCGTTATAGCCCTCCAACGCAATGGTTACGCACTTTGTTGGAACAAAATAAATTTGGCAAAATTTATGCTGTTCAAGCTACCTGTTTTTGGAACAGAGATTCACGTTATTATAAGCCAGATTCATGGCACGGTACACGTAAATTAGACGGCGGAACGTTATACACTCAGTTTAGCCATTTTGTTGATATTTTACAATGGCTTTTTGGCCCATTAACGTTGCGTCATAGCACATTCTGGAATCATAACCACCAAGGTATAACCGAATTTGAGGATAGTGGAATAGTACTATTTGACCTACCATCAGGCGGTTATGCTAATATAACGTATTCAACTTCTACATGGGATAAAAACTGGGAGAGTAGCTTGGCTATCTTGGCTGAACTTGGTAGTGTTAAAATTGGAGGGCAATATATGAACGAAGTAGAATACTGCC of the Bacteroidia bacterium genome contains:
- a CDS encoding Gfo/Idh/MocA family oxidoreductase — its product is MVIRFAVLGFGYIGRRHTSIIQTLPGTELVAIIEPSSDRIFPVGIPVFQDFDQFISAGISVDVLCICTPNGLHYEQCIKGLAMGAHILCEKPLALKYKDCVDIIERAKELDRKVFCVMQNRYSPPTQWLRTLLEQNKFGKIYAVQATCFWNRDSRYYKPDSWHGTRKLDGGTLYTQFSHFVDILQWLFGPLTLRHSTFWNHNHQGITEFEDSGIVLFDLPSGGYANITYSTSTWDKNWESSLAILAELGSVKIGGQYMNEVEYCHIHQIDPPILPPTNPPNNYGDYVGSANNHAMVFSNVINTLLHNDSIMTTANEVASVVALIEDAYRSNPFLQDTPS